A portion of the Cellulophaga algicola DSM 14237 genome contains these proteins:
- the panC gene encoding pantoate--beta-alanine ligase has translation MLVIETKKELKDKLSAFFSNKKSLGLVPTMGALHSGHLSLIEKASKENDQVIVSIFVNPTQFNNQKDLEKYPKTLENDLKVIKKASDNIIVYTPSVAEIYQSNVTAEIYNFEGLDTVMEGEFRANHFNGVGTIVEEFLTSIAPNKAYFGEKDFQQLQIIRKLVQLKAIPVEIIGCPIVREESGLAMSSRNERLSAPMRKEAAFIYKILKEAKEMFGTKSALEVVEWVENEFKNNKYLALEYFKIADIDTLKSVNKKINNKKYRAFVAVFVDDIRLIDNIAL, from the coding sequence ATGCTAGTAATAGAAACTAAAAAGGAGCTAAAAGACAAATTGTCAGCGTTTTTTTCAAACAAGAAATCTCTCGGACTTGTACCAACCATGGGTGCTCTGCACTCTGGACACCTTTCTTTAATTGAAAAAGCCTCAAAAGAAAATGATCAGGTAATTGTGAGCATTTTTGTGAACCCAACGCAGTTTAATAACCAAAAAGACCTCGAAAAATACCCAAAAACGCTAGAAAATGATTTAAAAGTAATAAAAAAAGCGTCAGATAACATAATAGTTTACACCCCTTCTGTAGCAGAAATTTACCAAAGCAACGTTACCGCTGAAATTTATAATTTTGAAGGACTTGACACCGTAATGGAAGGAGAATTTAGAGCTAACCACTTTAACGGCGTAGGCACCATTGTTGAAGAATTTCTGACTAGCATTGCTCCCAATAAAGCTTATTTTGGCGAAAAAGATTTTCAGCAACTACAAATTATTAGAAAACTTGTACAACTAAAAGCTATTCCTGTAGAAATTATTGGTTGCCCAATAGTACGAGAGGAAAGCGGCCTAGCTATGAGCTCAAGAAATGAAAGACTCTCTGCCCCAATGCGTAAAGAAGCTGCATTCATTTACAAAATACTCAAAGAGGCCAAAGAAATGTTTGGCACAAAAAGTGCATTGGAGGTAGTAGAATGGGTTGAAAATGAGTTTAAAAATAACAAATATTTAGCATTAGAATATTTCAAAATTGCTGATATTGACACCCTAAAATCTGTAAACAAAAAAATAAATAACAAAAAATACAGGGCATTTGTCGCAGTTTTTGTAGACGACATTCGACTTATTGATAACATTGCCTTGTAA
- the glmS gene encoding glutamine--fructose-6-phosphate transaminase (isomerizing) — protein sequence MCGIVGYIGHRDAYPIIIKGLQRLEYRGYDSAGVAIYDGATINLCKTKGKVEDLKKKAEATMSLEGKLGIGHTRWATHGVPNDANSHPHYSNSGDLVIIHNGIIENYDSIKKELINRGYVFHSDTDTEVLINLIEEVKKKENVKLGKAVQIALNQVVGAYAIAVFDKHKPDEIVVAKLGSPLAIGIGEDEFFIASDATPFIEFTNNAMYLDDEEMAIIRLGKEIKLRKIKDDAVVYPIIKELQLNIEEIEKGGYDHFMLKEIYEQPRAIQDSYRGRLLADQGLIKMAGVDDNLEKFMNANRIIIVACGTSWHAGLVAEYIFEDLARIPVEVEYASEFRYRNPVITDKDVVIAISQSGETADTLAAIKLAKEKGAFVFGVCNVVGSTISRETDAGAYTHAGPEIGVASTKAFTTQITVLTLIALKLAKEKGVFSQSKYHEFLTELENIPSKVEKALLSNDLIEKVAAVYKDATNCLYLGRGYNFPVALEGALKLKEISYIHAEGYPAAEMKHGPIALIDEQMPVFVIATKRGHYEKVVSNIQEIKSRKGKIIAIVTEGDETVKELADHVIEVPETFESLTPLLTTIPLQLLSYHIALMRGCNVDQPRNLAKSVTVE from the coding sequence ATGTGTGGAATTGTAGGGTATATAGGGCATAGAGATGCTTATCCAATTATTATAAAAGGACTTCAGAGATTAGAATATAGAGGCTATGATAGTGCAGGTGTTGCTATTTATGACGGTGCAACTATAAACTTATGTAAAACTAAAGGTAAGGTTGAAGATTTAAAAAAGAAAGCAGAAGCTACCATGTCTTTAGAGGGTAAGCTTGGAATAGGACATACGAGATGGGCAACACATGGTGTGCCTAATGATGCAAATTCTCATCCGCATTATTCAAACTCGGGAGATTTAGTGATTATTCATAATGGAATTATAGAGAACTATGATTCTATTAAAAAAGAATTGATCAATCGTGGTTACGTCTTTCATTCAGATACCGATACAGAAGTATTGATTAATCTTATTGAAGAAGTAAAAAAGAAAGAGAATGTTAAGTTAGGAAAAGCGGTTCAAATTGCATTAAACCAAGTTGTTGGTGCTTATGCTATTGCTGTTTTTGATAAACATAAGCCAGATGAAATAGTGGTGGCTAAATTAGGTAGTCCTTTGGCTATCGGAATCGGAGAAGATGAGTTTTTTATTGCTTCTGATGCTACGCCATTTATTGAATTTACTAATAACGCTATGTATTTAGATGACGAAGAAATGGCAATTATCCGTTTGGGTAAAGAAATTAAGCTTCGTAAAATTAAAGATGATGCTGTAGTATATCCTATTATTAAGGAGTTGCAGTTAAATATTGAAGAAATTGAAAAAGGTGGTTACGATCACTTTATGTTGAAAGAAATTTATGAGCAGCCAAGAGCTATTCAAGATTCGTATCGTGGTCGCTTATTAGCAGATCAAGGTTTGATTAAAATGGCTGGTGTTGATGATAATTTAGAAAAATTCATGAATGCCAATAGAATTATTATTGTAGCCTGTGGTACTTCATGGCATGCAGGTCTAGTGGCAGAATATATTTTTGAAGATTTAGCAAGAATTCCTGTAGAGGTAGAGTATGCTTCGGAATTTAGATATAGAAATCCGGTTATTACAGATAAAGATGTGGTAATTGCTATTTCGCAATCAGGAGAAACGGCAGATACATTAGCAGCTATAAAATTAGCGAAAGAAAAAGGAGCTTTCGTTTTTGGTGTTTGTAATGTGGTAGGGTCTACTATTTCTAGAGAGACAGATGCAGGTGCTTATACGCATGCAGGTCCTGAGATAGGCGTTGCTTCTACAAAAGCATTTACAACTCAGATTACCGTATTAACTTTAATTGCATTAAAGTTGGCGAAAGAAAAAGGAGTTTTTTCGCAAAGTAAATACCATGAATTTTTAACCGAATTAGAGAACATTCCTTCAAAGGTAGAAAAGGCATTATTGTCTAATGACTTAATAGAGAAGGTGGCTGCAGTTTATAAAGATGCAACCAATTGTCTTTATTTAGGAAGAGGTTATAATTTTCCAGTAGCATTAGAAGGTGCACTTAAGTTAAAAGAGATTAGTTATATTCATGCAGAGGGTTATCCTGCTGCAGAAATGAAACATGGTCCTATAGCACTTATAGATGAGCAAATGCCAGTTTTTGTTATTGCAACAAAAAGAGGTCACTATGAAAAGGTAGTAAGTAATATCCAAGAGATTAAATCTCGAAAAGGAAAAATTATAGCGATTGTAACAGAGGGTGATGAAACCGTTAAGGAGCTTGCAGATCATGTGATTGAAGTGCCAGAAACTTTTGAAAGC
- a CDS encoding lysylphosphatidylglycerol synthase transmembrane domain-containing protein, whose translation MKKSLKKTLKTVLPISLGVFLVWYSYNATSEEDRAQIIFYIKEANMFWVGISVLMGILSHISRAIRWNYLLEPLGYKPKILNNIFIILTSYFANLGIPRSGEILRATALTTYEKVPFEKGFGTIVTERVVDLIMLLTIITITFFLQTDIILAFFEDKGFNLNKIVAILGAATLFAGVAFYLLNKSSNPFLLKIKTFALGLLQGVTSIFKMKHKWAFIFHTLFIWFIYIAMFWVIKFTVPETIDLTISQLLVAFVFGAFAMTATNGGVGLYPIVVSSALAIFGISSVSGDAFGWIMWISQTLMVVVFGAISFLVLPLLNRNK comes from the coding sequence TTGAAGAAATCTTTAAAAAAAACACTAAAAACAGTACTCCCAATAAGCTTGGGAGTTTTTTTAGTTTGGTACTCCTATAACGCTACATCAGAAGAAGATAGAGCACAAATTATTTTTTACATAAAAGAAGCTAATATGTTTTGGGTGGGAATCTCTGTTTTAATGGGGATTCTAAGTCACATTTCTAGAGCTATTAGATGGAATTACCTTTTAGAACCCTTAGGATACAAACCAAAAATATTAAATAATATTTTTATTATTCTTACCTCCTACTTTGCCAACTTAGGGATTCCTAGATCTGGAGAAATACTTAGAGCAACAGCATTAACAACCTACGAAAAAGTACCTTTCGAAAAAGGATTCGGCACTATCGTTACAGAAAGAGTTGTGGATTTAATAATGCTTTTGACCATTATTACGATTACCTTTTTTCTTCAAACAGATATTATTTTAGCCTTTTTTGAGGACAAAGGTTTTAATCTGAATAAAATAGTAGCCATACTTGGAGCAGCTACTTTATTTGCAGGTGTAGCTTTCTATCTTTTAAATAAATCATCGAACCCATTTCTTTTAAAAATTAAAACTTTTGCCTTAGGATTACTCCAAGGAGTTACCAGTATTTTTAAAATGAAACACAAGTGGGCGTTTATTTTTCATACGCTATTCATTTGGTTTATCTACATCGCTATGTTTTGGGTCATAAAATTCACGGTTCCAGAAACAATAGATTTAACCATTAGCCAACTGCTTGTTGCCTTCGTTTTTGGCGCATTTGCAATGACCGCAACTAATGGTGGCGTAGGACTTTACCCTATCGTAGTAAGTAGTGCTTTAGCCATTTTTGGCATAAGCAGTGTGTCTGGAGATGCCTTTGGCTGGATCATGTGGATCTCACAAACTTTAATGGTTGTAGTTTTCGGTGCAATATCTTTTCTTGTATTACCGTTATTAAACAGAAATAAATAA
- the radA gene encoding DNA repair protein RadA — protein MAKTKTAFFCQNCGTQYAKWVGQCTACKEWNTVVEEVVQKEEKSSWKTPTNTAKKVSRPLRVNEISTEKELRLNTFDLEFNRVLGGGLVPGSLTLLGGEPGIGKSTLLLQIALKLPYKTLYVSGEESQKQIKMRADRIHPNSDTCFILTETKTQNIFKQIEDTEPDIVVIDSIQTLHTDYIESAAGSISQIRECTAELIKFAKETNTPVILIGHITKDGSIAGPKILEHMVDSVLQFEGDRNYVYRILRSLKNRFGSTSELGIYEMQGSGLREVNNPSEILISKNDEGLSGTAIASTVEGMRPLMIEIQALVSTAVYGTPQRSTTGYNAKRLNMLLAVLEKRAGFKLAAKDVFLNITGGISVDDPAIDLAVIAAILSSNEDIAIEKGVCFAAEVGLAGEIRPVQRVEQRILEAEKLGFDTIFVSKNNKISLKDTQIKIQLVAKIEDVANYLFG, from the coding sequence ATGGCTAAAACTAAAACAGCTTTTTTTTGTCAGAATTGCGGCACACAATATGCTAAATGGGTAGGACAATGTACTGCCTGTAAAGAATGGAATACCGTTGTTGAAGAAGTGGTTCAGAAAGAAGAAAAATCGAGCTGGAAAACCCCAACAAATACTGCAAAAAAAGTATCTAGACCCTTGCGTGTTAATGAAATTAGCACTGAAAAAGAGTTGCGATTAAACACCTTTGATCTTGAATTTAATCGTGTTTTAGGGGGCGGACTGGTTCCTGGTTCTTTAACGCTTTTAGGCGGTGAACCTGGTATTGGAAAAAGCACCTTGCTACTTCAAATTGCATTAAAACTACCCTATAAAACATTGTATGTTTCTGGCGAAGAGAGTCAGAAGCAAATAAAAATGCGTGCAGATCGTATACACCCAAATAGTGATACTTGTTTTATTCTAACAGAAACAAAAACTCAAAATATTTTTAAGCAAATAGAAGATACCGAGCCCGATATTGTGGTGATTGATTCTATACAGACCCTGCACACTGATTATATTGAATCTGCTGCGGGAAGTATTTCCCAAATTAGAGAATGTACAGCTGAGCTTATAAAATTTGCCAAAGAAACAAATACACCTGTAATTTTAATTGGCCATATTACTAAAGATGGTTCTATTGCCGGGCCAAAAATTTTGGAGCACATGGTAGATAGTGTACTTCAGTTTGAAGGCGATCGTAATTATGTATATCGGATTTTACGTTCTTTAAAAAATAGGTTTGGATCTACCTCAGAACTGGGAATTTATGAAATGCAAGGAAGCGGTCTTCGTGAAGTTAATAACCCATCAGAAATATTAATTTCTAAAAATGATGAAGGCTTAAGTGGTACTGCAATTGCTTCTACCGTAGAAGGTATGCGCCCGCTTATGATAGAAATTCAAGCCTTAGTAAGTACTGCCGTTTACGGTACACCACAGCGTTCTACTACAGGATACAATGCCAAACGTTTAAATATGCTTTTAGCCGTATTAGAAAAACGTGCAGGATTTAAATTAGCTGCAAAAGATGTCTTCCTAAACATTACTGGAGGAATCTCTGTAGACGATCCTGCGATAGATTTGGCCGTAATTGCTGCTATACTTTCTAGCAATGAAGATATCGCTATAGAAAAAGGAGTTTGTTTTGCTGCAGAAGTTGGTTTAGCTGGCGAAATACGCCCTGTACAACGTGTAGAGCAACGTATTTTAGAAGCCGAAAAACTAGGCTTCGACACTATTTTCGTTTCTAAAAACAACAAAATAAGCCTAAAAGACACACAAATAAAAATTCAGCTTGTCGCTAAAATTGAAGATGTAGCCAACTATTTATTTGGATAA
- a CDS encoding aldo/keto reductase has protein sequence MLYTKLPHTDIEVSKICLGTMTWGNQNTEAEGHEQMDYAVEQGVNFFDTAELYPIPAHPDRKSATEKVIGTWFEKKKNRDQIILGSKIAGRAEFTKFIRTTGFDRASLVDAVEGSLERLKTDYIDLYQLHWPERNTNYFGKRGYAHDAADFWEDNFHQVLETLRDLKQEGKIREVGISNETPWGAMRFLEESKVHATLPRMLTIQNAYNLLNRQFETGLSEISHRENLGLLAYSPLGFGVLSGKYLGDRLPDNSRIKLFPNYKRYSGETAVAATQKYYELAQANDLSLAQMSLAFVNTRPFLTSNIIGATSMRQLEENIASIDVKLSTEVLEGIEKIHNQIPNPAP, from the coding sequence ATGCTTTATACCAAATTACCACATACCGATATAGAAGTTAGTAAAATTTGTTTAGGAACAATGACTTGGGGAAACCAGAATACGGAAGCTGAAGGTCATGAACAGATGGATTATGCGGTGGAGCAAGGGGTTAATTTTTTTGATACAGCAGAATTGTATCCTATTCCTGCGCATCCTGATCGTAAATCTGCAACAGAAAAAGTAATAGGTACTTGGTTTGAGAAAAAGAAGAATAGAGACCAAATAATCTTGGGGTCAAAAATTGCTGGTAGAGCAGAATTCACAAAGTTTATACGTACTACTGGTTTTGATAGAGCTTCACTTGTAGATGCTGTAGAGGGTAGTTTAGAGCGCTTAAAGACAGATTATATAGATCTGTATCAACTACACTGGCCAGAACGAAATACTAATTATTTTGGAAAACGTGGGTATGCGCATGATGCTGCAGATTTCTGGGAAGATAATTTTCATCAAGTTCTAGAAACATTACGCGATTTAAAACAAGAAGGAAAAATTAGAGAAGTAGGTATTTCTAATGAAACCCCTTGGGGAGCTATGCGTTTTTTAGAAGAGAGTAAGGTACACGCTACCTTGCCTCGAATGCTTACGATTCAAAACGCATACAACTTGTTAAATAGACAGTTTGAAACAGGCTTGTCTGAAATTTCACACCGCGAAAATCTTGGTCTTTTGGCGTATTCTCCTTTAGGTTTTGGGGTATTAAGTGGTAAATATTTAGGCGATAGATTGCCAGATAATTCTCGGATAAAATTATTCCCTAATTACAAAAGGTATAGTGGCGAAACGGCAGTAGCAGCTACTCAGAAATATTATGAGTTGGCCCAAGCAAATGATCTTTCATTAGCGCAAATGTCGCTGGCTTTTGTGAATACAAGGCCTTTTTTAACGAGTAACATTATTGGCGCAACTAGTATGCGCCAATTAGAAGAAAATATTGCTAGTATTGATGTAAAATTAAGTACAGAGGTATTAGAAGGTATTGAGAAAATTCATAACCAAATTCCTAATCCTGCCCCTTAA
- a CDS encoding alpha/beta hydrolase — protein sequence MKRILTVLAFFLYLGTNAQVTQEIFESFKLQERRDVQYYVPEDYTQEKKYPLIVVLDAEYLFDNVVATAKFYSKFHGMPQAIIVGINQYKDNLRAQDCAFDEGSGLPSDKAKLFFEFIGMELIPYLETSYSTAPFKMIVGYDATANFSNYYLFKEESLFNSYVTISPTLAPEMETRIPTRLGAMKKTIFYHLITDGEKAKRDTQTPILNTAIKAIEKENLYYFYDEYLEADHISVATYALGKAFDNVFRMFKPISPTEYKTQIITSDEPVFDYLSNKYDMIEKLFGFRKSVDLNDIMAIYAASRKKEDFESLKPLADLCKKEYPKTMLGFYFEGEYYEQMGEPKKALRTFEKAFGMDEIDFLTKDMALEKIDALKADFGY from the coding sequence ATGAAACGTATACTTACCGTATTGGCTTTCTTTTTATACCTTGGAACGAACGCACAAGTTACCCAAGAAATTTTTGAATCGTTTAAACTTCAAGAAAGGAGAGACGTACAATATTATGTTCCTGAGGATTATACTCAAGAAAAAAAATATCCCTTAATTGTTGTTTTAGATGCAGAGTATTTATTTGACAATGTGGTTGCTACAGCTAAATTTTACAGTAAATTTCATGGTATGCCACAAGCTATTATAGTTGGCATAAACCAATATAAAGATAATTTAAGAGCACAAGATTGCGCCTTTGATGAAGGCTCTGGCTTGCCTTCTGACAAAGCAAAACTATTTTTTGAATTTATAGGAATGGAACTTATTCCTTATTTAGAAACTAGTTATAGTACAGCGCCATTTAAAATGATTGTAGGCTATGATGCTACTGCTAACTTTAGCAACTACTATCTTTTTAAAGAAGAATCTCTTTTTAACTCCTATGTAACTATTTCTCCAACGCTAGCACCAGAAATGGAAACAAGAATTCCTACTAGATTAGGTGCTATGAAAAAAACAATTTTCTATCATTTGATTACCGATGGTGAAAAAGCAAAGAGAGATACCCAAACACCAATTCTTAACACCGCTATTAAGGCTATTGAAAAAGAGAACTTATATTATTTCTATGATGAATATTTAGAGGCAGATCATATCTCGGTAGCGACATACGCTTTAGGAAAAGCATTTGACAATGTTTTTAGAATGTTTAAACCAATTAGCCCTACCGAATATAAAACGCAAATAATAACTTCAGATGAACCTGTCTTTGATTATTTATCGAATAAATATGATATGATTGAAAAACTATTTGGTTTTAGAAAGAGTGTGGACTTAAATGATATTATGGCTATTTATGCTGCTTCTCGTAAAAAAGAAGATTTTGAATCACTAAAACCATTAGCAGATTTGTGTAAAAAAGAATACCCAAAAACTATGCTAGGCTTCTATTTTGAAGGCGAATATTACGAGCAAATGGGAGAACCAAAAAAAGCACTACGTACATTTGAAAAAGCATTTGGAATGGATGAAATAGATTTCTTAACGAAAGATATGGCCTTAGAGAAAATTGATGCCTTAAAAGCTGATTTTGGGTATTAG
- a CDS encoding glycogen/starch synthase, with protein sequence MDGKKILFVSSELVPYLPENEVSLMSYETPKMVNSNGGQIRIFMPRYGNINERRHQLHEVIRLSGMNLVINDMDMPLIIKVASIPKERIQVYFIDNEEYFKRKATFADENGTLFPDNDERAIFFAKGIVETVKKLNWSPDIIHVHGWMASLVPLYLKKYYADEPLFSESKVVTSVYSKGFEEELNPDIVKKIEFDGISADDITPLAKPDYNNLLKIAVDYSDAVILASEEISEDLTKHIATLQKPVLPYVPFHEFEEAYANFYNTEVLK encoded by the coding sequence ATGGATGGTAAAAAGATATTGTTTGTATCTTCTGAATTAGTACCCTACTTGCCAGAGAATGAGGTTTCCCTGATGTCATACGAAACACCTAAAATGGTGAATAGCAATGGAGGTCAGATACGGATCTTTATGCCAAGGTATGGTAATATCAATGAGAGACGTCATCAACTGCATGAGGTAATCCGTCTGTCGGGGATGAATTTAGTCATCAACGATATGGATATGCCTTTAATTATTAAAGTTGCTTCTATACCTAAAGAACGTATTCAGGTTTACTTTATTGATAACGAAGAGTATTTTAAGAGAAAAGCTACATTCGCTGATGAAAACGGAACTCTTTTTCCGGATAATGATGAACGTGCCATATTTTTTGCAAAAGGTATTGTAGAGACAGTTAAGAAATTAAACTGGTCACCAGATATTATCCATGTTCATGGTTGGATGGCTTCTTTAGTGCCGTTATATCTAAAAAAATACTATGCAGATGAGCCTCTTTTTTCAGAAAGCAAAGTAGTTACTTCGGTATACTCTAAAGGCTTTGAGGAAGAGTTGAATCCTGATATCGTTAAGAAAATAGAATTTGATGGAATTTCTGCTGATGATATTACTCCGTTGGCAAAACCAGACTATAATAATTTGTTAAAGATAGCTGTAGATTATTCAGATGCAGTTATTTTAGCCTCAGAGGAAATTTCGGAGGACTTGACTAAACACATTGCTACGCTTCAAAAACCAGTGCTTCCGTATGTTCCCTTCCATGAGTTTGAAGAGGCTTACGCAAATTTTTATAACACTGAAGTTCTAAAGTAA
- a CDS encoding DUF4270 domain-containing protein has protein sequence MTFLKKISFSVLTGVVIAGLFSSCEDEVATIGSGVIAGEPFGTGKAVFDVFAYNKKINTVKSNRLPIYQLGNFNDPLYGKTTATITSQLQLSTVNPTFGAYSKTIEDGAVTDTIPATIVENETVKSVYLFIPYLRNVTDTDGDGVPDDLDVDPADANSDTDGDGVSDNQERISGLNPYSTDTDGDGVLDAVDAENNVSAYPKTYVLDSIYGSGKAAPFNIKVQRSTYFLRDLDPDVNFEQSQDFYSDHDFTPFLTDLLYDGTETVRDTEIIIYNDDDPDTEDVDEEGTVAQTIGAGIWVPLNNQFFQENILDKEGSQELLNNTNFKNFLRGINIAIDADDDIFMLLNLGGASITVTYTYDAIDVNDTAYDVSDDENVVLEKQFVINLVTGDGITSAITGNAVNTFTNEAYAPEVLEAINSTENAEKIYLKGGAGSYAELKLFGEETAISSSIIAQIKANNWIINEANLVFYVDRTSLDAAPGVIEPSRLYLYNAETNETLYNTFTEFNVTNPTALNVFPFYDGVLQKESEKGIKYKIRITDYINALLNGDQAVSTLGLSVTSDIRIVSTSAAKLASSEVNIPLMSTINPLGTVLYGSNVSGTDLDKKLQLEILYTEVNQN, from the coding sequence ATGACATTTCTTAAAAAAATAAGCTTTTCTGTTCTTACAGGAGTAGTAATAGCTGGATTGTTTTCATCTTGTGAAGATGAAGTTGCTACCATAGGTTCAGGTGTAATCGCTGGTGAACCATTTGGAACAGGTAAAGCTGTTTTTGATGTTTTTGCTTATAATAAGAAAATAAATACCGTTAAATCTAATCGATTACCTATTTATCAATTAGGTAATTTTAATGACCCACTTTACGGGAAAACTACGGCGACGATTACGTCTCAGTTACAGCTTTCAACAGTAAATCCAACCTTTGGGGCTTACTCAAAAACCATTGAAGATGGTGCGGTAACAGATACGATACCTGCAACAATTGTTGAAAATGAAACCGTAAAAAGCGTTTATCTATTTATTCCTTATTTAAGAAATGTTACAGATACTGATGGAGATGGAGTACCAGATGATTTAGATGTAGACCCGGCAGATGCAAATAGCGATACTGATGGAGATGGCGTTAGTGATAATCAAGAGAGAATTTCTGGATTAAACCCGTATAGTACTGATACTGATGGTGATGGTGTTTTGGATGCAGTAGATGCAGAGAATAATGTAAGCGCATACCCTAAAACATATGTTTTAGATAGTATTTATGGGTCGGGTAAAGCAGCTCCTTTTAATATAAAAGTGCAACGCTCTACTTATTTTTTAAGAGATTTAGATCCTGATGTAAATTTTGAACAGTCACAAGATTTTTATTCAGATCATGATTTTACGCCTTTCCTTACAGATCTTTTATATGATGGTACGGAGACCGTTCGTGATACTGAAATTATAATTTATAATGACGATGATCCAGATACGGAAGATGTTGATGAGGAAGGAACGGTAGCTCAAACTATTGGTGCTGGTATTTGGGTGCCTTTAAATAATCAGTTTTTTCAAGAAAATATTTTGGATAAAGAAGGTTCTCAGGAACTTTTAAACAATACCAATTTTAAAAATTTCTTACGCGGAATCAATATCGCTATTGATGCTGACGATGATATATTTATGTTGTTAAATTTGGGTGGGGCTAGTATTACTGTGACCTATACGTATGATGCAATTGATGTAAACGATACTGCTTATGACGTTTCTGATGATGAGAATGTTGTTTTAGAAAAGCAATTTGTTATTAATTTAGTTACCGGAGATGGGATTACATCTGCAATTACCGGTAATGCGGTAAATACATTTACGAATGAAGCTTATGCTCCAGAGGTGTTGGAGGCTATAAATTCAACAGAAAATGCAGAAAAAATATATCTAAAAGGTGGTGCCGGGTCTTATGCTGAGCTTAAATTGTTTGGTGAAGAAACTGCGATAAGTTCTAGCATTATCGCACAGATTAAAGCTAATAACTGGATTATAAATGAGGCTAACTTAGTCTTTTATGTAGATAGAACAAGTTTAGATGCTGCTCCTGGAGTTATAGAGCCATCACGTCTGTATCTATATAATGCAGAGACTAATGAGACATTGTATAATACGTTTACAGAATTTAATGTCACAAACCCTACCGCATTAAATGTTTTTCCTTTTTATGATGGTGTTTTACAAAAAGAAAGTGAAAAAGGAATTAAATATAAAATCAGAATTACTGATTATATAAATGCATTGTTAAATGGTGATCAAGCTGTGTCTACATTAGGTTTATCGGTTACTTCAGACATAAGAATTGTTTCTACTTCAGCAGCAAAATTAGCATCTTCAGAAGTTAATATTCCGTTAATGTCAACTATTAACCCACTTGGTACCGTACTTTATGGTAGTAACGTTAGCGGTACGGACCTGGATAAAAAACTTCAATTAGAAATTTTATACACCGAGGTAAACCAGAATTAA
- the panD gene encoding aspartate 1-decarboxylase, translated as MQIEVVKSKIHRVKVTGADLNYIGSITIDEDLMDAANIIRGEKVQIVNNNNGERLETYAIPGPRKSGEITLNGAASRKVAVGDILILITYGQMDIEEAKKFNPSLVFPNEETNLLN; from the coding sequence ATGCAAATAGAAGTTGTAAAATCTAAAATACACCGTGTAAAAGTTACCGGAGCAGACCTTAACTACATTGGAAGTATCACTATCGATGAAGACCTAATGGATGCTGCTAATATTATTAGAGGAGAGAAAGTTCAGATTGTGAACAACAATAATGGAGAACGTTTAGAAACGTATGCCATTCCCGGACCTAGAAAAAGCGGAGAAATAACCCTTAATGGTGCTGCCTCTAGAAAAGTGGCAGTAGGAGACATCCTTATTTTAATTACCTATGGCCAAATGGACATTGAAGAAGCAAAAAAATTCAATCCATCTTTAGTATTCCCTAACGAGGAAACTAACTTACTGAATTAA